One Leptospira wolbachii serovar Codice str. CDC genomic region harbors:
- a CDS encoding NYN domain-containing protein, translated as MPVIERILIDGMNLMYKYPDLAFCLGEYRLQDARDGLLAHLKRFYAKNKHSKILVFFDGKKDLTSDCYSEDLGEFSIHYSHEKKADELIIGYLNLCPVPSQCLVITSDKEIVNFARRLRTKRMTSEEFYAEWVKRETEEDETEFNHLKEGLTPSSETDYWERQFLP; from the coding sequence GTGCCCGTAATTGAGAGAATCCTGATCGATGGGATGAATCTGATGTATAAATATCCCGATTTGGCTTTTTGTTTGGGGGAATACCGATTACAAGATGCCCGGGATGGGTTATTAGCTCACCTCAAACGATTTTATGCTAAGAATAAACATTCTAAAATCTTAGTATTTTTTGACGGAAAAAAGGATCTTACCTCGGATTGTTATTCGGAAGATTTGGGTGAATTCTCTATCCATTACAGCCATGAGAAAAAAGCTGATGAACTCATCATTGGCTACCTCAACTTATGTCCAGTACCTTCACAGTGTTTGGTGATCACATCCGATAAGGAGATTGTTAATTTTGCTCGTAGGCTTCGGACCAAACGAATGACCTCAGAAGAATTTTACGCAGAATGGGTCAAACGGGAAACCGAAGAGGACGAAACGGAATTTAACCACCTGAAAGAAGGATTGACACCAAGTTCGGAAACCGATTACTGGGAGAGACAATTCCTTCCTTGA
- a CDS encoding SDR family NAD(P)-dependent oxidoreductase yields MGKKIIIVGASSGIGKAIAEAELNAGNSVVLLARREKSLESIAKKANLGKEKRAFPLVFDVTKFSTAEKTFGKAVSLLGNVDEVYFASGVMPEISPNEYNTTKDLEMLNVNLLGAVAFLNPVATYFAKQKSGKIIGISSIAGERGRKGNPVYNTSKAALNTYLEALRNRLSESNVQVTTIKPGFVITEMTKGLKLPEKGLMKAITAEEAAEKIRTIVANGKDEAFVPGIWALVGLIIRNIPNFIFKKLSI; encoded by the coding sequence ATGGGGAAAAAAATAATCATCGTCGGTGCCTCGAGTGGGATCGGAAAAGCCATAGCAGAAGCTGAATTGAACGCGGGGAATTCCGTGGTTCTTTTGGCCAGGAGGGAAAAGTCCCTAGAATCCATTGCCAAAAAAGCCAATTTAGGAAAAGAGAAAAGAGCCTTTCCTTTGGTCTTTGATGTGACAAAGTTTTCCACAGCGGAAAAAACCTTCGGGAAAGCGGTGAGTTTACTTGGCAATGTGGATGAAGTGTATTTTGCATCCGGTGTGATGCCTGAAATCTCTCCTAACGAATACAATACGACCAAAGACTTAGAAATGTTAAATGTTAACCTTTTAGGTGCTGTTGCTTTCTTAAATCCCGTAGCTACTTATTTTGCAAAACAAAAATCTGGTAAAATTATAGGAATCTCTTCGATTGCAGGAGAACGAGGACGCAAAGGAAATCCAGTTTACAATACTTCCAAAGCTGCATTAAACACATACCTTGAAGCTCTTCGCAACCGACTATCAGAATCCAATGTCCAAGTAACAACCATTAAACCTGGATTTGTGATTACGGAAATGACTAAGGGTTTGAAACTTCCGGAAAAAGGATTAATGAAAGCAATCACAGCCGAAGAAGCTGCAGAAAAAATTCGCACCATTGTGGCAAATGGAAAAGACGAAGCATTTGTTCCTGGGATTTGGGCTTTGGTTGGTCTTATCATTCGTAACATTCCCAATTTCATTTTTAAAAAACTGAGTATATAA
- a CDS encoding FAD-binding oxidoreductase encodes MVAKKTKSIPDVKVPKKEKVEAWGMSSFSLSSVFHPETEEEIKELFVWANQTGTKIALRGGGCSYGDASTNTDGIVLDLTRFNKVLDFNLKTGVMTVQSGARIKDLWETGIENGYWPPVVSGTMMPTLGGALSMNIHGKNNFKVGTIGEHIKEFTFLTAKGDILVCSPKKNTDLFYSAISGFGMLGCFLTVQIKMKPIYAGKMKIDPVYVRNFDELFAYFEEHYKSSDYLVGWIDAFASGKSMGRGQIHKATNLKEGEDPDFPGNCLLERQHLPSRLFYVIPKKWMWILMRPFSFNLGMRLINLAKCIASILVNHKAYYQGHAEYAFLLDYVPNWKFVYKPGGMIQYQVFIPKENAKQAFREIFTICQERGIVNYLSVFKKHKPDPFLLTHAVDGFSMAMDFPVTKGNRDKLWSLCHEMDEIVLKHKGRFYFAKDSTLRKRVMESYFPKENLKRFYSLKKKYDPKGILQTDLYKRVFLT; translated from the coding sequence ATGGTCGCAAAAAAAACAAAATCCATTCCTGATGTGAAAGTTCCCAAAAAGGAAAAAGTCGAAGCATGGGGGATGAGTTCCTTTTCTCTTTCCTCTGTATTTCATCCAGAAACAGAAGAAGAAATCAAAGAACTCTTTGTATGGGCAAACCAAACTGGCACCAAAATAGCGTTACGCGGTGGTGGTTGTAGTTATGGAGATGCTTCCACCAATACAGATGGAATTGTTTTGGATCTAACTCGCTTCAACAAGGTTTTAGATTTTAATTTGAAAACCGGTGTGATGACGGTCCAATCCGGAGCCCGCATCAAAGACCTTTGGGAAACAGGAATTGAAAATGGATATTGGCCTCCTGTAGTCTCTGGTACCATGATGCCAACCCTCGGTGGTGCACTTTCTATGAACATTCATGGAAAAAATAACTTCAAGGTAGGAACCATTGGTGAACATATCAAAGAATTTACTTTCCTTACTGCTAAAGGCGATATCTTAGTTTGTTCTCCAAAAAAAAATACAGATCTATTTTATTCTGCGATTTCCGGCTTCGGGATGTTAGGTTGTTTTTTAACAGTACAAATTAAAATGAAACCAATATATGCAGGTAAGATGAAAATTGATCCAGTATATGTTAGAAACTTTGATGAACTTTTTGCCTACTTTGAAGAGCATTATAAATCTTCCGATTATTTAGTGGGTTGGATTGATGCCTTTGCTTCAGGAAAATCAATGGGTAGAGGTCAAATCCACAAGGCCACCAATTTAAAGGAAGGAGAGGATCCTGATTTTCCTGGTAACTGTTTATTAGAAAGACAACACCTTCCCTCTCGCCTATTCTATGTGATTCCTAAAAAATGGATGTGGATACTTATGCGTCCCTTTAGTTTTAATTTAGGAATGCGCCTTATTAATTTAGCGAAGTGTATTGCAAGTATTCTTGTAAACCATAAGGCTTATTACCAAGGTCATGCGGAATATGCTTTTCTTTTGGACTATGTTCCCAATTGGAAGTTTGTTTACAAACCTGGTGGAATGATCCAATACCAAGTTTTTATCCCCAAAGAGAACGCCAAACAAGCATTCCGTGAAATCTTCACCATTTGCCAAGAAAGAGGGATAGTAAACTATCTATCTGTTTTCAAAAAACACAAACCAGACCCATTTCTTTTAACTCACGCAGTGGATGGATTTTCTATGGCAATGGACTTCCCTGTTACCAAAGGGAACAGAGATAAACTCTGGTCTTTATGCCATGAAATGGATGAAATTGTTCTGAAACACAAAGGTAGATTTTATTTTGCTAAGGACTCCACGCTACGCAAACGTGTGATGGAATCTTACTTTCCAAAAGAAAATCTCAAAAGGTTTTATTCTTTGAAGAAAAAGTATGATCCAAAAGGGATTTTGCAAACTGACCTTTACAAACGAGTGTTTTTAACTTAA
- a CDS encoding LptF/LptG family permease, whose protein sequence is MNLLLAPFLWFKKEFIPFRTLDRYLFLDFFKTFIGTLIMLTSMIVIYKFTDVMKYLVSSKVNQTHVYLHVLYSLPSMVDQVVAPALMFSVCFVIGQFSVNKELVAMMVAGVSFIRIITPILFFGISMWLIMTLFGQTVVIPANKQAQIEYSIMAKGSNRLIDFVYQLHIKGKKGFYYVYWIDEKEKTVKGGFNYIEITPDGHPTYTVSSQKAKFIPSPHSWVLYDAEEVRFNENLELVSRIKYPEKTYDFPEDLAYFSKPIRNPEEMNFFELADEIQSRITKGIPFRNVIIQQHMAFAMPLMSFVVVALGALAGAITKRSAGVASLGLTIAVVLLYYILNSTAKTLAENGALPIWIGMWMTPVIFTTAAYYLYRRMNI, encoded by the coding sequence ATGAATTTGTTGTTAGCACCCTTTCTTTGGTTCAAAAAAGAGTTCATTCCTTTTCGTACTTTAGATCGTTATTTATTTTTAGATTTTTTTAAAACCTTTATTGGTACTCTTATTATGCTTACATCCATGATTGTGATTTATAAATTCACAGATGTGATGAAGTATTTAGTATCTTCGAAAGTAAATCAAACACATGTTTATTTGCATGTTTTGTATTCGTTACCATCTATGGTGGATCAGGTGGTGGCGCCGGCTCTTATGTTTTCAGTTTGTTTTGTCATCGGTCAATTCAGTGTAAACAAAGAACTTGTGGCGATGATGGTTGCCGGAGTTTCCTTCATTCGAATCATTACTCCAATTTTATTTTTTGGAATCTCTATGTGGCTGATTATGACTCTCTTTGGCCAAACGGTTGTGATTCCTGCCAACAAACAAGCACAGATCGAATATAGTATAATGGCTAAGGGCTCCAATCGCTTGATTGATTTTGTTTACCAATTGCATATCAAAGGAAAAAAGGGATTCTATTATGTCTACTGGATCGATGAAAAAGAAAAAACCGTAAAAGGCGGATTCAATTATATTGAAATCACTCCCGATGGTCATCCAACGTACACTGTATCCTCCCAAAAAGCAAAATTCATTCCTTCCCCACACAGTTGGGTTTTGTATGATGCGGAAGAAGTCAGGTTTAATGAAAATCTAGAACTTGTGTCTCGGATTAAGTATCCTGAAAAAACCTATGACTTTCCGGAAGACTTGGCTTATTTTTCCAAACCTATTCGTAATCCAGAGGAAATGAATTTTTTTGAATTAGCCGATGAAATTCAGTCCAGGATCACAAAAGGAATTCCTTTCCGTAATGTGATTATCCAACAACACATGGCATTTGCTATGCCACTCATGTCTTTTGTTGTGGTAGCACTCGGAGCTCTTGCTGGTGCGATCACCAAACGTTCTGCAGGTGTAGCAAGTCTTGGACTTACCATTGCTGTTGTATTATTGTATTATATTTTGAATTCGACTGCTAAAACGTTGGCGGAAAATGGTGCCTTACCCATCTGGATCGGAATGTGGATGACACCCGTAATTTTTACCACAGCGGCGTACTATTTGTACAGACGAATGAATATCTAA
- a CDS encoding PP2C family protein-serine/threonine phosphatase — protein MIKQSFQERFKLDDEVMKISRICLVVFFSFIGFGIFAPIDELRLYDPKWIRVLHASITLGFFFATYVSDWVRKQIQSIMLFFFYTMSAHSLILLYWNSLYIGYLVGMILVLSCIGVSFVDRRSLVSYLGTVSSAGIIIGLYTKEPQVDLPLYLSAIITPALVSYLTLNIRLSSVEKLRISESQLKGFQDRMLNELDLANETQSNLVTTQWPKTKGVKLHSFFRSFGQVGGDAISYLEREDGKLALFFADVSGHGIASAMVSAMAVLAFKIHGNQTEPSACLKSIHTDLQTLVPNNHISACVLFVDTITREIQYSIAGHPPLIRMEKDSDPKFMEGMGTLIVSFLKPNLKDFSITPNSGDRILLYSDGILEVFDTAGEIYGDEHLLSSIKNHSDKKGEEFLNALYEDSMSFSAKRISDDMSMLLLEFL, from the coding sequence ATGATAAAACAATCCTTCCAAGAACGATTTAAACTAGATGATGAGGTAATGAAGATTTCAAGAATCTGCCTCGTTGTATTTTTTAGTTTTATCGGTTTTGGAATTTTTGCACCCATTGATGAGTTGAGATTGTATGATCCTAAGTGGATTCGTGTTTTACATGCCTCCATAACTTTAGGTTTTTTCTTTGCTACTTATGTATCTGATTGGGTTCGAAAACAAATCCAATCTATCATGTTGTTTTTCTTTTACACAATGAGTGCTCATTCTCTCATTCTTCTCTATTGGAACTCACTTTATATTGGTTATCTGGTGGGAATGATTTTGGTACTCTCTTGTATTGGAGTTAGTTTTGTGGATAGAAGATCTCTTGTTTCCTATTTGGGAACTGTATCTTCTGCAGGAATTATCATTGGTCTTTATACAAAAGAACCACAAGTGGATTTGCCATTGTATCTTTCTGCTATCATCACACCAGCTCTCGTTTCGTATTTAACACTCAATATTCGCCTAAGCTCTGTTGAAAAACTCCGAATTTCAGAATCCCAACTCAAAGGATTTCAAGATCGTATGTTAAACGAATTGGATTTGGCAAATGAAACCCAGTCCAATTTGGTAACCACCCAGTGGCCGAAAACAAAAGGTGTGAAACTCCATTCTTTTTTTCGATCCTTTGGACAAGTGGGGGGTGATGCCATCAGTTATTTGGAAAGAGAGGATGGAAAGTTAGCCCTTTTTTTTGCTGATGTCTCAGGTCATGGAATTGCATCTGCAATGGTTTCTGCTATGGCCGTCCTTGCTTTTAAAATTCACGGAAATCAAACGGAACCTTCTGCTTGTTTAAAATCTATTCATACCGATTTACAAACATTAGTTCCCAATAACCATATCAGTGCTTGTGTATTGTTTGTAGATACAATCACAAGAGAAATCCAGTATTCCATTGCAGGTCACCCACCCCTCATCCGAATGGAAAAAGATTCCGATCCTAAGTTTATGGAAGGGATGGGAACCCTAATTGTTTCCTTCTTAAAACCTAATCTAAAAGATTTTTCTATCACACCCAATTCAGGAGATCGAATTTTACTCTATTCTGATGGCATTTTGGAAGTTTTCGATACGGCAGGAGAGATTTATGGAGACGAACATTTACTATCTTCGATAAAAAATCATTCTGACAAAAAAGGTGAAGAATTTTTGAATGCTCTATATGAGGACTCAATGTCATTTTCGGCAAAACGAATTTCCGATGATATGAGTATGTTGTTATTGGAATTTTTATGA
- a CDS encoding acyl-CoA thioesterase, producing the protein MSKPIKYKHKFTQQVVWGEMDAFGHVNNVTYVRYFESARADYFTKEALWDSPLKPVKAGPVLTHLDMDYRKQVVFPATLEITLEVDSISSRAFTVICSMWNENEECVLTGNAAFVWFDFELQKPSALPEHFKTKFGSNHLV; encoded by the coding sequence ATGTCAAAACCAATCAAATACAAACATAAATTCACCCAACAAGTTGTTTGGGGTGAGATGGATGCCTTCGGACATGTAAACAATGTTACTTACGTCAGATATTTTGAATCTGCCAGGGCTGATTATTTTACAAAAGAAGCGCTTTGGGACTCTCCACTAAAGCCTGTTAAAGCAGGCCCCGTGCTCACTCATTTGGATATGGATTACCGTAAACAAGTAGTTTTCCCTGCCACTTTAGAGATCACCTTAGAAGTGGATTCTATTTCCTCACGGGCCTTTACTGTGATTTGTTCTATGTGGAATGAAAACGAGGAATGTGTTTTGACTGGAAACGCCGCTTTTGTTTGGTTCGATTTTGAATTGCAAAAACCATCAGCTCTTCCTGAACATTTTAAAACTAAATTTGGATCCAACCATTTGGTATGA
- the pbpC gene encoding penicillin-binding protein 1C — protein MPRPLLGKPNRFDFGIIRFFISTIVIYFFAVGSSLWALPTYEEVKSSYKPSDIQLFDRSGELVQRYRIQNTYRSEEWADYNQLPKFLVESVVHAEDKRFFSHGGVDSNALVSSFLGNLTGSSLRGGSTITMQLASLLDPELQPKESKRKTIFQKLKQIQRAVDLEETWTKEEIFTAYINLIYFRGELKGISSASKGLFRKSPEALSPNETYVLAALIRSPQSSIEKVVKRVCLLKMERDGVDDCSAISRLVRESLFRNLDYAQYPSFVPLFAKALFDFSKEDKNSNSKITSSLSLNFQRKVEEILKRNVKTLADKNVKDGAVIVLDNRTGQVLVYVPNIGEESSVAKLDLIRSKRQVGSTLKPFVYAQNFQENKLTPDSILSDSPVGIPVYQGIYRPLNYDKSYKGNVTVRQSLASSLNIPAIRALSFLDINEFVSILERLGITGLRYPEFYGPSLALGTADMTLLELTNAYRTLANAGVYSEFTFQPSKKSSSTRTIFSPTVSYMVSEILADREARSLGFGWDNYLSTSYYTSVKTGTSQDMRDNWCIGYSEFYTVGVWVGNPTGAPMLDVSGITGAAPVWREAMDVLHESLDSKLKEPDFKNPTDTEFNLSKDSGVEKTKSKRILTPVNGSIFALDPDIPLGRQKILFTFSSYEVSYSYYLNDEKIGSAGGPYLWEPKKGEYRLQVKDRDGKVLSLSLFEVR, from the coding sequence ATGCCGAGACCACTCCTCGGTAAACCAAACCGTTTTGATTTTGGAATCATACGCTTTTTTATTTCTACTATTGTTATTTATTTCTTTGCCGTAGGGTCTTCCCTTTGGGCTTTACCAACCTATGAAGAAGTAAAATCTAGCTACAAACCTTCCGACATACAACTGTTTGACCGGAGTGGTGAACTTGTCCAAAGGTACAGAATCCAGAATACGTATCGATCGGAAGAATGGGCGGACTATAACCAACTCCCCAAATTTTTAGTTGAGTCAGTCGTTCATGCAGAAGACAAACGATTCTTTTCCCATGGAGGAGTGGATTCGAATGCTCTTGTTTCCTCCTTCCTGGGAAATCTCACGGGGTCTTCGTTACGTGGTGGTTCTACCATTACCATGCAGCTCGCCTCTCTTTTGGACCCGGAATTACAACCGAAAGAATCCAAACGTAAAACTATATTTCAAAAACTAAAACAAATCCAAAGGGCCGTGGATTTGGAAGAAACTTGGACGAAGGAAGAAATTTTTACCGCTTATATCAACTTGATATACTTTCGAGGGGAACTGAAAGGAATTAGTTCCGCGAGTAAGGGACTGTTTCGAAAATCTCCTGAAGCACTGTCACCTAATGAAACTTATGTGCTCGCTGCTCTCATTCGTTCCCCACAAAGTTCCATTGAAAAAGTTGTGAAACGTGTTTGTTTACTGAAAATGGAAAGAGACGGTGTAGATGATTGTTCAGCCATTTCTCGTTTGGTAAGAGAATCTTTGTTTCGTAACTTGGACTACGCACAGTATCCCTCCTTTGTCCCTTTATTCGCAAAGGCTCTTTTCGATTTTTCCAAAGAAGATAAAAATTCGAACTCGAAAATAACATCTTCCTTATCCTTAAACTTTCAAAGAAAAGTAGAAGAGATCCTAAAGAGAAATGTAAAAACTCTCGCAGATAAAAATGTTAAAGATGGGGCCGTCATCGTTCTCGACAACCGTACGGGGCAAGTTCTGGTTTATGTTCCCAATATTGGAGAAGAAAGTTCTGTTGCGAAACTAGATCTCATCCGAAGCAAAAGACAAGTCGGATCCACTCTAAAACCATTTGTATATGCACAGAACTTCCAAGAAAATAAACTCACTCCCGATTCTATTCTTTCCGATTCTCCTGTGGGAATTCCTGTTTACCAAGGCATCTATCGACCGTTAAACTATGATAAATCCTATAAAGGAAATGTAACAGTGAGGCAAAGTTTAGCCTCCTCCCTCAATATTCCTGCCATCCGTGCTTTGTCTTTTTTAGATATCAATGAATTTGTATCTATCTTAGAGAGGTTGGGAATCACAGGCCTTCGTTATCCAGAGTTTTATGGTCCCTCCTTGGCATTAGGAACGGCAGATATGACTCTACTGGAACTTACCAACGCTTACCGCACTCTTGCCAATGCAGGAGTTTATTCTGAATTTACCTTCCAACCATCTAAAAAAAGTTCCTCAACTCGAACGATATTTTCACCTACCGTAAGTTATATGGTATCGGAAATTCTTGCTGATCGAGAAGCTCGGTCCCTTGGGTTTGGATGGGATAATTATTTATCAACATCGTATTATACATCAGTCAAAACAGGAACAAGCCAAGACATGAGAGACAATTGGTGTATTGGTTACTCGGAATTTTATACAGTAGGTGTTTGGGTCGGAAATCCTACTGGCGCTCCTATGTTAGATGTTTCGGGCATTACTGGTGCTGCTCCTGTTTGGCGAGAGGCAATGGATGTTTTACATGAGTCGCTAGATTCCAAATTAAAAGAACCTGATTTTAAAAACCCTACAGACACAGAGTTTAATCTGTCTAAGGACAGTGGAGTAGAGAAAACAAAGTCAAAGAGAATTCTTACTCCCGTGAATGGAAGTATTTTCGCGTTGGATCCAGATATTCCTTTGGGCCGTCAAAAAATCCTCTTTACTTTCAGTTCCTACGAGGTTTCGTATTCTTATTATTTAAACGATGAAAAGATTGGTTCCGCAGGAGGACCTTACCTCTGGGAACCAAAGAAGGGAGAGTATCGTTTGCAAGTAAAGGATAGAGATGGCAAAGTTTTGTCTCTTTCCTTATTTGAAGTTCGGTAA
- a CDS encoding RsmD family RNA methyltransferase, translating to MKGLRVSQGKWKGKEIPSPPDVSGHLNFTNSLMKKAIFSLMDSRLLSWGLGFDSVLFCDYFSGSGQISAEAYSLSVKRLLTYELDQTRFRQLHSLFRGLTNVQLFRKDATKHTLKWELGEEEAYIFYLDPPYTYWSETPTRMKEMLEQLYTFCVSTKKPFLILCQIPERQAIDKIWASVPHKVREYGSHSIIETGYENAETTPR from the coding sequence ATGAAAGGATTACGTGTATCACAAGGAAAGTGGAAAGGAAAAGAAATTCCTTCCCCACCAGATGTTTCGGGGCATTTGAATTTTACGAATAGCCTTATGAAAAAAGCCATCTTCTCTCTTATGGACTCTCGTCTTCTTTCTTGGGGTCTCGGTTTTGATTCTGTTTTATTTTGTGATTACTTTTCGGGCAGTGGGCAGATTTCCGCTGAAGCTTATAGCCTGTCTGTGAAAAGACTTTTGACGTACGAGTTAGACCAAACTAGGTTTAGACAACTCCATTCCCTTTTTCGAGGACTTACCAATGTTCAATTGTTTCGGAAAGATGCAACCAAACATACGTTAAAGTGGGAGTTGGGTGAGGAAGAGGCTTATATATTTTATTTAGATCCACCTTACACGTATTGGTCGGAAACTCCCACCCGAATGAAAGAGATGTTGGAACAACTATATACCTTTTGTGTCTCTACTAAAAAGCCATTTTTGATTTTATGTCAAATTCCGGAACGGCAAGCTATTGATAAAATTTGGGCTTCGGTTCCTCATAAGGTAAGGGAGTATGGAAGCCACTCCATCATCGAAACGGGTTATGAAAATGCCGAGACCACTCCTCGGTAA
- a CDS encoding tetratricopeptide repeat protein, whose translation MVREAPPNFRSSVHYWNAIYLFMERAVVFGESDLLIEWGKDFQKSGKQSPKYNDALLLYGLGLMDLKNESEAKKIFSEIESNSPSKHVLSQLEEIKSSGK comes from the coding sequence GTGGTCAGGGAAGCGCCACCTAACTTTAGATCGTCGGTTCATTACTGGAATGCCATTTATCTATTTATGGAACGAGCCGTTGTTTTCGGGGAGTCCGATTTACTCATCGAATGGGGAAAAGACTTTCAAAAGTCGGGGAAACAAAGCCCCAAATACAACGATGCACTTCTATTGTATGGGCTTGGGCTGATGGATTTAAAAAACGAGTCGGAAGCAAAGAAAATTTTTTCAGAAATTGAATCCAACTCTCCCTCCAAACACGTGTTATCTCAACTGGAAGAGATTAAATCTTCAGGGAAATAA
- a CDS encoding SufE family protein translates to MSKSIEEIQKEIIAEFSDLTDWEEKFQYLIELGEGLPPYPNEKRTEEYIVPGCQSRVWVAPKLEAGKLEFDADSDTALTKGLIAILIRVFSGQSPKDIADASLGFIEEVGLAKFLSISRRNGLFSMVQKLKGYAEKV, encoded by the coding sequence ATGAGTAAGTCCATTGAGGAAATCCAAAAAGAAATCATAGCAGAATTCTCTGACCTAACAGATTGGGAAGAGAAGTTTCAATATTTGATAGAGTTAGGTGAAGGACTTCCTCCTTATCCAAATGAAAAACGAACAGAAGAATATATAGTCCCCGGTTGCCAATCACGAGTTTGGGTAGCACCAAAACTAGAAGCAGGAAAATTAGAATTTGATGCGGATAGTGACACTGCTCTCACAAAAGGTCTAATTGCTATTCTCATACGCGTGTTTTCAGGACAATCTCCGAAAGATATAGCGGATGCCTCGCTTGGTTTTATCGAAGAAGTAGGCCTTGCAAAATTTCTTTCGATCTCCAGAAGAAACGGACTTTTCTCTATGGTACAAAAACTAAAAGGATACGCAGAAAAAGTATAA
- a CDS encoding serine hydrolase domain-containing protein encodes MKQSFIFILLLLAFVHCGKDLSPFGGEPEVNALKTRLKPEWPSPNWKVVSPESVGVSSSKLGLVEEYAFTRTGDETDRKGRRTDALVILRNGKLIYEKYARNFSEDKVHLTWSVSKSILQTMYGIAVKEGLVKLDDPGYYHYEPLSRDEAHKKITIRHLLNMSSGLAGEEGYESGPLKSSVIAMLYTRGRKDMGAFCAGLPLRAEPGTQVYYSSCDTNILSAILKKVYGTEEYDKLPFEKIFKPLGITNVTFERDGSGTYVGSSYLYMTAKDLAKIGYLYLNDGIWNGERLLPEGWIQFTRTPAPGYKSTPYSEDLSQDNYTAHWYANTGVPERGIHEPWPDAPKDTFAGLGHWGQMLYVIPSLDLIIVRFGDDREKAFIKNDFLKLVKESVIR; translated from the coding sequence ATGAAACAAAGTTTTATCTTTATCCTTCTATTACTCGCTTTTGTCCATTGTGGCAAAGACCTTTCCCCCTTCGGTGGTGAACCAGAAGTAAACGCACTAAAGACTCGACTAAAACCCGAATGGCCAAGTCCCAATTGGAAAGTAGTATCCCCTGAATCTGTTGGGGTATCTTCCAGCAAACTGGGGTTAGTAGAAGAGTATGCGTTCACAAGAACTGGAGATGAAACAGATAGAAAAGGTAGAAGGACCGATGCACTTGTCATTTTAAGAAACGGAAAACTCATTTATGAAAAGTATGCAAGAAATTTCTCTGAAGACAAAGTCCATTTAACTTGGTCTGTATCCAAAAGCATTTTACAAACTATGTATGGAATTGCGGTCAAAGAGGGTCTCGTTAAGTTAGATGATCCAGGTTATTATCATTACGAACCACTGAGCCGCGATGAAGCACACAAAAAAATTACCATTAGGCACCTTCTCAATATGTCCTCTGGACTTGCGGGAGAAGAAGGATATGAAAGTGGTCCCTTAAAGTCATCGGTAATTGCCATGTTGTATACAAGAGGCCGCAAAGATATGGGTGCCTTTTGTGCAGGTCTTCCTCTTCGTGCAGAACCGGGAACTCAGGTGTATTATTCTAGTTGCGATACCAATATTCTCTCGGCCATTTTGAAAAAAGTATATGGGACGGAAGAATATGACAAACTCCCATTCGAAAAAATATTCAAACCTCTGGGAATCACCAATGTCACTTTCGAAAGAGATGGTTCTGGCACTTACGTTGGATCCTCTTACTTGTATATGACAGCCAAAGACTTAGCAAAAATTGGTTATCTGTATTTAAATGATGGAATCTGGAACGGCGAACGTCTGTTACCTGAAGGTTGGATACAATTTACAAGAACCCCTGCCCCTGGATACAAATCCACCCCTTACTCAGAAGACTTATCGCAAGACAATTATACGGCTCACTGGTATGCCAACACTGGAGTTCCCGAAAGAGGAATTCACGAACCATGGCCGGATGCCCCAAAAGATACCTTTGCTGGCCTTGGGCACTGGGGACAAATGTTGTATGTGATTCCAAGCCTAGACCTAATCATTGTTCGGTTTGGAGATGATCGCGAGAAGGCATTCATCAAAAATGATTTTTTAAAATTAGTGAAAGAGTCGGTAATTCGGTAA